From Buchnera aphidicola (Uroleucon sonchi):
TATTGCTTATATAATAAAAGAAAAAGAATTTTGGTCTTTGTCTTTATCTGTTTCATATGATACTCTTATTCCAAGGCCTGATACAGAAATTTTAGTAGAAACAGCGCTATCTAAGATTCATAATCCTTCTGCTCTTATTCTTGATTTAGGCACTGGATGCGGAGCAATTGCTTTAGCTTTATCAAGCATCTGTTCTGATTGGCAAATTGTTGGTGTTGATAAATCAGAACAAGCTATTAAAATAGCTAATTTAAATGCATTAAAATTAAATTTTAAAAATATTTCTTTTTTTTATAGTGATTGGTTTTCAAATATTCATAATAAATTTCATATTATTATTAGCAACCCACCATATATTAGTGCAAAAGAAATAAAATTTTTAAAAAAAGATATTTTTTTTGAACCCATTAGTGCTTTAATTGCTGCTCAAAATGGTTT
This genomic window contains:
- the prmC gene encoding peptide chain release factor N(5)-glutamine methyltransferase, with product MNIQKWIKYWMKKLCYSDNPQYEARLLLSYVTKYTYSFILQSDEIILTKKQYKLLNHFIYRRSLGEPIAYIIKEKEFWSLSLSVSYDTLIPRPDTEILVETALSKIHNPSALILDLGTGCGAIALALSSICSDWQIVGVDKSEQAIKIANLNALKLNFKNISFFYSDWFSNIHNKFHIIISNPPYISAKEIKFLKKDIFFEPISALIAAQNGLSEIKKIIKQSKYYLFFGGWLLIEHGWKQKLSVQYLFKQYNFCAIQSYQDYGGNDRVTIGQYNK